A stretch of Pseudomonas sp. LRP2-20 DNA encodes these proteins:
- a CDS encoding OmpP1/FadL family transporter: MKKAMLKTSLGVAVALASSQLFAAGFALNEQSISGMGTGFAGRSSAAEDASTVYGNPAGMSRLKRQQVTVGGAAVIAKTDISGPGSSPLPGETDGDMVPTVGVPMGYYVKPLDEHWSVGFGVYVPFGLVTDYGSGDAARYWGKKSHVEVITFQPTVSYAFNDVVSIGFGPTINKIKGELGSNTINPRSPGVNDGEVKIKGDDTAVGYNVGILVQATDRTRLGLTYHSMVDYKLEGNTKINNALIGPFSGSKFDATLKIKTPESVDFSVTHELDDQWTLYAGSTWTRWSRLKDITVNNEVPAPLAAQFGTISEEQNWHDTWAHAIGASYKVNKEWVLRTGFSVDQSPTNNTDRSPRIPTGDRKAISIGAGYSPTDDMTIDVAYSYLWEEDTKVNLASPTKGRYQAKYENSAHGIGASLTYRF; the protein is encoded by the coding sequence ATGAAAAAAGCAATGCTCAAAACCTCCCTCGGCGTAGCCGTTGCTCTCGCTTCCAGCCAACTGTTCGCTGCCGGCTTCGCCCTCAACGAACAAAGCATCAGCGGCATGGGGACAGGTTTCGCGGGTCGTTCTTCCGCTGCCGAAGATGCCAGCACGGTTTATGGCAACCCTGCCGGCATGTCCCGCCTGAAGCGCCAGCAAGTGACCGTGGGGGGCGCAGCCGTCATCGCCAAGACCGACATCTCGGGCCCAGGCAGCAGCCCGCTGCCAGGCGAAACCGACGGTGACATGGTGCCAACGGTAGGGGTACCGATGGGCTACTACGTCAAGCCGCTCGATGAGCACTGGAGCGTCGGCTTCGGTGTCTACGTACCGTTCGGCCTGGTAACCGACTACGGCAGCGGCGACGCCGCACGCTACTGGGGCAAGAAGAGCCACGTCGAGGTCATCACCTTCCAGCCAACCGTCAGCTACGCCTTCAACGACGTGGTTTCGATCGGTTTTGGCCCAACCATCAACAAGATCAAGGGCGAACTGGGGTCGAACACCATCAACCCGCGCTCTCCTGGCGTCAATGATGGCGAAGTGAAGATCAAGGGCGACGACACTGCCGTCGGCTACAACGTCGGTATCCTGGTTCAGGCCACCGATCGCACTCGCCTGGGTCTGACCTACCATTCGATGGTCGACTACAAGCTCGAAGGCAATACCAAGATCAACAACGCCCTGATCGGGCCGTTCAGCGGCAGCAAGTTCGACGCCACCCTGAAGATCAAGACCCCAGAGTCGGTGGACTTCTCGGTTACCCACGAGCTGGACGACCAGTGGACCTTGTACGCAGGCAGCACCTGGACCCGCTGGAGCCGCCTGAAAGACATAACCGTCAACAACGAAGTCCCGGCACCGCTGGCCGCTCAGTTCGGCACCATCAGCGAGGAGCAGAACTGGCACGACACCTGGGCGCACGCCATTGGCGCGTCCTACAAGGTCAACAAGGAGTGGGTGCTGCGTACCGGCTTCTCCGTCGACCAGTCGCCAACCAACAACACCGACCGCTCGCCGCGCATCCCTACGGGTGATCGCAAGGCAATCAGCATTGGTGCCGGTTACAGCCCAACCGACGACATGACCATCGACGTGGCCTACTCCTACCTGTGGGAAGAGGACACCAAGGTCAACCTGGCCAGCCCGACCAAGGGCCGTTACCAGGCCAAGTACGAGAACAGCGCTCACGGTATCGGTGCTTCCCTCACCTACCGTTTCTGA
- the cobU gene encoding bifunctional adenosylcobinamide kinase/adenosylcobinamide-phosphate guanylyltransferase — protein sequence MLNLILGGARSGKSRLAEQLASDSGLPVTYIATSKPLDGEMNERVRLHRDRRPADWGLIEEPLALADVLRAEAAEGRCLLVDCLTLWLTNLLMLEDQQRLAAERDALLDCLEQLPGTLILVSNETGLGVVPMGELTRRYVDLAGWLHQAVAERCQRVVLTVAGLPLMLKGPAL from the coding sequence ATGCTCAACCTGATCCTCGGCGGCGCCCGTTCGGGCAAGAGCCGCCTGGCTGAACAACTGGCCAGCGACAGCGGCCTGCCCGTCACCTACATCGCCACCAGCAAGCCGCTCGATGGCGAAATGAACGAACGCGTGCGCCTGCACCGTGATCGTCGGCCAGCCGACTGGGGGCTGATCGAGGAGCCCCTGGCGCTGGCCGATGTGTTGCGCGCAGAAGCCGCCGAAGGCCGCTGCCTGCTGGTGGACTGCCTGACCCTGTGGCTGACCAACCTGCTGATGCTCGAAGATCAGCAGCGCCTGGCCGCAGAGCGCGATGCGCTGCTCGACTGCCTGGAACAGTTGCCCGGCACCCTTATTCTGGTCAGCAATGAAACCGGCCTGGGCGTGGTGCCCATGGGCGAGCTGACCCGCCGTTACGTCGACCTGGCCGGCTGGTTGCACCAGGCGGTTGCCGAGCGCTGCCAGCGTGTGGTGCTGACCGTGGCCGGCCTACCTCTCATGCTCAAAGGACCCGCTCTATGA
- a CDS encoding glutathione peroxidase: MRAHWLTMPLLALLAVSSSWAADCPALLQGSLPELRGKEQVDLCQRFAGKPLVVVNTASYCGFAPQFEGLEATYKEYHEQGLEMLGVPSNDFKQEDADSEKTAKVCYANYGVTFTMTKTQAVRGKDAIPLFAELAQQSSAPKWNFYKYVVDRKGKVIGNFSSLTKPDDPAFRAAIEKAIASHP, translated from the coding sequence ATGCGTGCTCATTGGTTGACGATGCCGTTGCTGGCGCTGCTGGCTGTCAGTTCCAGCTGGGCTGCCGATTGCCCGGCGCTGTTGCAGGGCAGCTTGCCCGAATTGCGTGGCAAGGAGCAGGTCGACTTGTGCCAGCGCTTTGCCGGCAAGCCGCTGGTGGTGGTCAACACTGCCAGCTATTGCGGTTTTGCGCCGCAGTTCGAGGGGCTGGAGGCGACCTACAAGGAGTATCACGAGCAGGGCCTGGAGATGCTTGGTGTCCCATCCAACGATTTCAAGCAGGAAGACGCCGATAGCGAGAAGACGGCCAAGGTCTGTTACGCCAACTACGGTGTGACCTTCACCATGACCAAGACCCAGGCGGTGCGCGGCAAGGATGCGATACCGCTGTTTGCCGAGCTGGCGCAGCAGAGCAGTGCGCCAAAGTGGAATTTCTACAAGTACGTGGTGGATCGCAAGGGCAAGGTGATCGGCAACTTCTCGAGCCTGACCAAGCCCGATGATCCCGCCTTCAGGGCCGCTATCGAGAAAGCGATAGCTTCACACCCATAG
- a CDS encoding sel1 repeat family protein, whose translation MKFRGKSLASPAVASPAPSPKRFSLKVALWLLDSPRLGDKQQVKHIAGHLLKQPAREGVVVAQSRLGQMLCRECGNARDRRIGHELLRQAARAGDRRAQLEYARLFPADVPEQAPDPAD comes from the coding sequence ATGAAGTTTCGCGGTAAATCCCTCGCCAGCCCCGCTGTTGCCTCACCAGCCCCTTCGCCCAAACGCTTTTCCCTGAAAGTGGCCCTCTGGTTGCTCGACAGCCCGCGCCTGGGTGACAAGCAGCAGGTCAAGCACATCGCCGGGCACTTGCTCAAGCAGCCCGCGCGCGAAGGCGTGGTGGTGGCGCAGAGCCGCTTGGGGCAGATGCTCTGCCGCGAATGCGGCAATGCCAGGGACCGTCGCATCGGTCATGAACTGCTGCGCCAGGCGGCGCGGGCCGGGGACCGGCGCGCGCAGCTGGAGTATGCGCGGCTGTTCCCGGCCGATGTGCCGGAACAGGCGCCCGACCCAGCAGACTGA
- a CDS encoding glycoside hydrolase family 5 protein, translated as MALLLATASGPLAAADLIDFWGIPRHGGNSFNRLPPDQSYFDALRGYGASWVRLSYDKWKPAQRDFLLGSADHYEQIPAADLKQLRDALDRAHRAGLKVVIAPLSLPGMRWSQNNQGQFDDRLWQGNGYAQQAARFWRDLAQALKDHPAIAAYNLVNEPAPEKFGGLAEHASAERMQQWYALQRGGARDLPALYTQLIAAIREVDARTPVMVDAGWYASADAFGYWQAPLQDDRVLYSVHMYEPYSATSAPNLLRKDPILYPGPAPFGGEVQQWDAERVRQYLNLPLAWMARMKLPPSRLVVGEFGCMRRLPGCSEYLEDVLSVMDRHRLHWAFYSFREDNWDGMDYELGSAKVPWRYWQAIEQGTPDPLARKATAEFEPIRRRLAD; from the coding sequence ATGGCCCTCTTGCTGGCCACCGCCAGTGGCCCCCTTGCGGCAGCCGATCTGATCGACTTCTGGGGCATCCCGCGCCATGGCGGCAATAGTTTCAACCGCTTGCCACCGGACCAGTCCTATTTCGATGCGTTGCGAGGCTATGGCGCGAGCTGGGTGCGGCTGTCCTATGACAAGTGGAAGCCGGCGCAGCGTGATTTCCTGTTGGGCAGTGCGGACCACTACGAGCAAATCCCCGCGGCCGATCTCAAGCAGTTGCGCGATGCCCTCGATCGCGCGCACAGGGCAGGGCTCAAGGTGGTCATTGCACCGCTATCGCTACCTGGCATGCGCTGGTCGCAGAACAACCAGGGGCAGTTCGATGACCGTCTGTGGCAAGGCAACGGTTACGCCCAGCAAGCGGCGCGCTTTTGGCGAGACCTGGCCCAGGCGCTGAAAGACCACCCTGCCATCGCCGCCTACAACCTGGTCAACGAGCCTGCCCCCGAGAAATTTGGCGGCCTGGCCGAACATGCGTCGGCTGAGCGCATGCAGCAATGGTACGCACTGCAGCGGGGTGGGGCGCGTGACCTGCCCGCGCTCTACACGCAATTGATAGCCGCGATTCGCGAAGTGGATGCCAGGACCCCGGTCATGGTCGATGCGGGTTGGTACGCCAGCGCCGACGCCTTCGGCTATTGGCAGGCGCCATTGCAGGATGACCGCGTGCTGTACAGCGTGCACATGTACGAGCCCTATTCGGCCACCAGTGCGCCGAACCTGTTGCGCAAAGACCCCATCCTTTACCCGGGCCCGGCGCCGTTCGGTGGTGAGGTCCAGCAGTGGGATGCCGAACGGGTGCGGCAATACCTGAACTTGCCGTTGGCCTGGATGGCGCGCATGAAGCTGCCGCCTTCCCGGCTGGTCGTTGGCGAGTTCGGGTGCATGCGCCGGTTGCCTGGTTGCAGCGAATATCTGGAGGATGTGCTTTCGGTCATGGATCGTCATCGCCTGCACTGGGCGTTCTACAGCTTCCGTGAAGACAACTGGGATGGCATGGACTACGAACTGGGATCGGCCAAGGTGCCATGGCGTTACTGGCAAGCAATCGAGCAAGGCACTCCCGACCCGCTGGCGCGCAAGGCCACGGCGGAATTCGAGCCGATTCGGCGTCGGTTGGCAGACTGA
- a CDS encoding adenosylcobinamide-GDP ribazoletransferase, producing the protein MLPFWIALQFLSSLPVRLPGMPEPREMGRSLLCYPLVGVLFGLLLWLASHLLQGVAAPLHAALLLALWVLLSGALHLDGLADSADAWLGGFGDRERTLQIMKDPRSGPIAVVTLVLVLLLKFCALWVLVEQGTGIALLLAPVVGRAAMLGLFLGTPYVRRGGLGQALAEHLPRRAAGWVLLASGLLCVLLGGMRAILPMLAAFAVFIGLRRLMCKRLGGTTGDTAGAMLELLELTVLLGLAV; encoded by the coding sequence ATGCTGCCGTTCTGGATTGCCTTGCAGTTTCTCAGCAGCTTGCCGGTGCGGTTACCGGGGATGCCGGAGCCTCGGGAGATGGGGCGTTCGCTGCTTTGCTATCCGCTGGTGGGCGTACTGTTCGGCCTGTTGCTGTGGCTGGCCAGCCACTTGCTGCAAGGTGTCGCGGCGCCGTTGCACGCGGCCTTGCTGCTGGCATTGTGGGTGCTGCTCAGTGGCGCGCTGCATCTGGATGGCCTGGCCGACAGTGCCGATGCCTGGCTGGGCGGCTTCGGTGACCGCGAGCGCACGCTGCAGATCATGAAGGATCCGCGCAGCGGGCCGATTGCCGTGGTTACTCTGGTGCTGGTGTTGCTGCTGAAGTTCTGTGCCTTGTGGGTGCTGGTCGAACAGGGTACGGGCATTGCATTGCTGCTGGCACCAGTGGTGGGGCGAGCGGCGATGCTCGGGTTGTTTCTCGGTACCCCCTACGTGCGCCGCGGGGGCCTGGGGCAGGCGCTGGCCGAGCACTTGCCGCGGCGTGCGGCCGGCTGGGTTTTGCTCGCCAGCGGGCTGTTGTGTGTGCTGTTGGGCGGCATGCGCGCGATATTGCCGATGCTGGCGGCGTTCGCCGTGTTCATCGGGTTGCGCCGGTTGATGTGCAAGCGCCTGGGGGGAACCACGGGTGATACGGCAGGGGCGATGCTGGAGCTTCTTGAACTTACGGTGTTATTGGGATTGGCGGTTTAG
- a CDS encoding histidine phosphatase family protein gives MILDLLRHGETELGGGLRGSLDDALTDKGWGQMREALVGAGPWDVLVSSPLQRCARFAAQLGMPVQLEADLQELHFGEWEGRSALQIMQMQADELGRFWADPYSYTPPAGEPVAAFAERVLAAIGRLRQQHAGKRVLLVTHGGVMRLLLARARGLPREQLLQVEVGHGALMRLAVDEHGALLEVL, from the coding sequence ATGATCCTCGACCTGCTGCGCCACGGTGAAACCGAACTGGGCGGCGGCCTGCGCGGCAGCCTGGACGATGCCTTGACCGACAAGGGCTGGGGCCAGATGCGTGAAGCCCTGGTAGGTGCTGGCCCCTGGGATGTGCTGGTCAGCTCGCCGTTGCAGCGCTGTGCGCGCTTTGCCGCGCAGCTGGGCATGCCGGTACAGCTCGAAGCTGACCTGCAAGAGCTGCATTTCGGCGAGTGGGAAGGTCGCAGTGCCTTGCAGATCATGCAGATGCAGGCTGACGAGCTGGGGCGTTTCTGGGCCGATCCTTACAGTTACACACCGCCTGCAGGGGAGCCTGTCGCAGCCTTCGCCGAGCGTGTGCTGGCCGCCATCGGCCGCTTGCGCCAGCAGCATGCCGGCAAGCGCGTGCTGCTGGTCACCCATGGCGGCGTCATGCGCCTGCTGCTGGCACGTGCCCGTGGGTTGCCCAGGGAGCAGTTGCTGCAGGTCGAGGTCGGCCATGGCGCGCTGATGCGCCTGGCGGTGGATGAACATGGCGCGCTGCTCGAGGTGCTTTGA
- a CDS encoding DUF2798 domain-containing protein — MSNLSHTRSRRKLGPRATPYVFAFYMSSIMALLMCFVITAANAGVNPEYLNNVLKAYQLAMPVAFVCVLMVRPVVLKLVAITVHPH; from the coding sequence ATGAGCAATCTGTCCCACACGCGCAGCCGGCGCAAACTAGGCCCACGCGCTACGCCATATGTGTTCGCGTTCTACATGTCTTCGATCATGGCGCTGCTGATGTGCTTCGTGATCACAGCGGCGAATGCCGGGGTGAACCCAGAGTATCTGAACAATGTGCTGAAGGCTTATCAGCTGGCGATGCCAGTGGCATTCGTATGCGTACTGATGGTGAGGCCGGTGGTGCTAAAACTGGTGGCAATTACAGTGCACCCACACTAA
- a CDS encoding LysR family transcriptional regulator yields the protein MDLLNAIRSFVKVVEAGSIAAGARNLGLSPAAVSQNLARLEGHLHVRLLSRTTRSMALTPAGAQYYERVRHIERDLALAEQAITTPDSEPQGRLCIASTSAFGRHVLAPLIPAFSARYPLLSIELITTDRKVNHAREDVDVSLRIPPQLEDQLLARHIARIPFICCASPGYIASSGLPTAPEVLRDHRCLVFRYPVDGRFLRWGFVRDGMRFEAEFGTVLISDDIDALTQMALNDGGITRLAEFIVRPHLASGALVPLFEYSGSGQAYAQTEPMDIYLCVADRFAMTAKVRAFMDYLRDALGDTWQVRA from the coding sequence ATGGATCTGCTCAACGCCATCCGCAGCTTCGTCAAGGTGGTCGAAGCCGGCAGCATTGCCGCTGGCGCCCGCAATCTCGGCCTCAGCCCGGCGGCGGTCAGCCAGAACCTGGCGCGCCTTGAAGGGCACCTGCACGTGCGCCTGCTCAGCCGTACCACCCGCAGCATGGCCCTCACGCCTGCCGGTGCCCAGTACTATGAACGGGTCAGGCACATCGAGCGCGACCTGGCCCTTGCCGAACAAGCGATCACCACGCCCGACAGTGAGCCCCAGGGGCGGCTGTGCATCGCCTCGACGTCTGCATTCGGTCGCCACGTCCTGGCACCGCTGATCCCGGCCTTCAGTGCCCGCTATCCGCTGCTTTCGATAGAGTTGATAACGACTGATCGCAAGGTCAATCACGCCCGCGAAGACGTCGACGTCAGCCTGCGCATCCCCCCGCAACTGGAAGACCAGCTACTGGCGCGGCACATCGCCCGAATCCCGTTCATCTGCTGCGCGTCACCGGGTTACATCGCCAGCAGCGGTCTACCGACCGCGCCAGAGGTGCTGCGTGATCACCGCTGCCTGGTGTTCCGTTACCCGGTGGACGGCCGATTCCTGCGTTGGGGGTTCGTGCGCGACGGCATGCGCTTCGAGGCGGAGTTTGGCACTGTATTGATCAGCGACGACATCGATGCCCTGACCCAGATGGCCCTCAATGATGGCGGAATCACCCGGTTGGCCGAGTTCATCGTCAGGCCACATCTGGCCTCGGGGGCGCTGGTGCCGCTGTTCGAATACAGCGGCAGCGGCCAGGCATATGCCCAGACCGAGCCGATGGATATCTACCTGTGCGTGGCCGACCGTTTCGCCATGACCGCTAAAGTGCGCGCATTCATGGACTACCTGCGCGATGCCTTGGGCGATACCTGGCAGGTCCGGGCATGA
- a CDS encoding MarR family winged helix-turn-helix transcriptional regulator, whose amino-acid sequence MLTSECICTHLRRAARGVSRRYDEALAGFGINVAQFSLLRHLQRLDRPSITTLAEAMGLERSTLGRNLRVLEAEGLVALADGDDQRNRVVLLTEAGAARLHAAHPAWEQAQLMLVEQLGEGQRDELVRLLERLA is encoded by the coding sequence ATGTTGACCAGTGAATGCATCTGCACCCACCTGCGTCGCGCCGCCCGAGGGGTGAGCCGGCGCTACGACGAGGCCCTTGCCGGCTTCGGCATCAATGTCGCCCAGTTTTCCCTGTTGCGCCACCTGCAGCGGCTCGATCGCCCCAGTATCACCACGCTGGCCGAGGCCATGGGGCTGGAGCGCAGCACCTTGGGCCGCAACTTGCGGGTGCTGGAGGCTGAAGGCTTGGTAGCGCTGGCTGACGGCGATGACCAGCGCAACCGCGTGGTGTTGCTGACCGAGGCGGGCGCGGCTCGCTTGCACGCGGCCCATCCAGCCTGGGAGCAGGCGCAGTTGATGCTGGTCGAGCAGCTGGGCGAAGGGCAGCGTGACGAGCTTGTGCGTTTGCTGGAGCGGCTTGCCTGA
- the rmuC gene encoding DNA recombination protein RmuC encodes MLEERLGSAQLALAGLQAQLDASRDEVSDLSEANTVKQTQLAAQGRELELLQIDRDNARDAAHAWHLERATREAELRRLEAQTARLEAELREQQDSHQQRLEDLQEARDTLRAQFADLATKIFDEREQRFAQTSQQHLGQLLDPLKERIQAFEKRVEESYQQEARERFSLGKELERLQQLNLRLSDEATNLTQALKGQKTQGNWGELILERVLEHAGLEKGREYQTQVSLKSADGERFQPDVLIMLPGDKQVVVDAKVSLTAYQQFVGSNDDAALKQHVQSLRNHVKGLSSKDYNRLEGLHSLDFVLLFVPIEAAFSAALQAEPNLFQEAFDRHIVIVSPTTLLATLRVIDSLWKQERQGQNAREIAERAGWLYDKFVLFIQDLDELGNRLQQVDKAYAAARNKLCEGRGNLVSRSEQLKLLGARASKSLPAELLERALSDEALADEAVTEPGSDGD; translated from the coding sequence CTGCTCGAAGAGCGCCTGGGCAGCGCGCAACTGGCTCTGGCCGGCCTGCAGGCGCAACTTGATGCCAGCCGCGACGAGGTCAGCGACCTCAGCGAAGCCAACACCGTCAAGCAGACCCAACTGGCCGCCCAGGGTCGTGAACTGGAGCTGCTGCAGATCGACCGCGACAACGCCCGTGATGCCGCCCACGCCTGGCACCTCGAACGCGCCACTCGTGAAGCCGAACTGCGTCGTCTGGAGGCCCAGACTGCGCGTCTGGAGGCCGAACTGCGAGAGCAACAGGACAGTCATCAGCAGCGCCTGGAAGACCTCCAGGAGGCCCGTGACACCTTGCGCGCCCAGTTCGCCGACCTGGCCACGAAAATCTTCGACGAGCGTGAGCAGCGCTTCGCCCAGACCAGCCAGCAGCATCTGGGCCAGTTGCTCGATCCGCTCAAGGAGCGCATCCAGGCCTTCGAGAAGCGCGTCGAGGAAAGCTACCAGCAGGAAGCCCGCGAGCGCTTCTCGTTGGGCAAGGAGCTGGAGCGCCTGCAGCAACTCAACCTGCGCCTGTCCGACGAGGCCACCAACCTCACCCAGGCACTCAAGGGCCAGAAAACCCAGGGCAACTGGGGCGAGCTGATTCTCGAGCGGGTGCTGGAACATGCCGGCCTGGAGAAAGGCCGCGAGTACCAGACCCAGGTCAGCCTGAAGAGCGCCGATGGCGAGCGCTTCCAGCCTGATGTGCTGATCATGCTGCCCGGTGACAAGCAGGTGGTGGTCGATGCCAAGGTCAGCCTTACCGCCTACCAGCAATTTGTCGGCAGCAACGACGACGCCGCACTCAAGCAGCACGTGCAATCGCTGCGCAACCACGTCAAAGGCCTGTCGAGCAAGGACTACAACCGCCTCGAAGGCTTGCACAGCCTGGATTTCGTGCTGCTGTTCGTGCCCATCGAGGCGGCCTTCTCGGCGGCCTTGCAGGCCGAGCCAAACCTGTTCCAGGAAGCCTTCGACCGGCACATCGTGATTGTCAGCCCGACCACCTTGCTGGCCACCCTGCGGGTCATCGACAGCCTGTGGAAGCAGGAGCGCCAAGGCCAGAATGCCCGCGAGATCGCCGAGCGCGCCGGGTGGCTGTACGACAAGTTCGTGCTGTTCATCCAGGACCTGGACGAACTGGGCAACCGCCTGCAACAGGTCGACAAGGCCTACGCCGCAGCGCGCAACAAACTGTGTGAAGGGCGCGGCAACCTGGTCAGCCGCAGCGAGCAGCTCAAGCTGCTCGGGGCACGCGCCAGCAAGAGCCTGCCGGCCGAGCTGCTAGAGCGAGCCCTTTCGGACGAAGCACTGGCCGACGAGGCGGTTACTGAACCAGGCTCAGATGGCGATTGA
- a CDS encoding MFS transporter — MTSVWRTSGWVLVGAALILALSLGVRHGFGLFLAPMSADFGWGREVFAFAIALQNLIWGLAQPFAGALADRLGAARVVIIGGILYAAGLLLMSTADSAWSLSLSAGLLIGIGLSGTSFSVILGVVGRAVPAEKRSMAMGIASAAGSFGQFAMLPGTLGLIEWLGWSSALLVLGLLVALIVPFVGLLRDRPLSSHGAEQTLGQALREACSHSGFWLLALGFFVCGFQVVFIGVHLPAYLVDQHLPATTGTTVLALVGLFNIVGTYTAGWLGGRMSKPRLLTALYLLRAVVIVLFLWAPVTQVSAYLFGIAMGLLWLSTVPLTNGTVATVFGVRNLSMLGGIVFLFHQLGAFLGGWLGGVVYDQTGNYDLVWQISILLSLLAAALNWPVRERPVARLQAQAA; from the coding sequence ATGACATCGGTGTGGCGAACCAGCGGGTGGGTACTTGTGGGGGCTGCGTTGATCCTGGCGCTGTCCTTGGGTGTACGGCATGGTTTCGGCCTGTTCCTGGCGCCGATGAGCGCGGATTTTGGCTGGGGCCGCGAAGTGTTTGCCTTTGCCATCGCCCTGCAGAACCTGATCTGGGGGTTGGCGCAGCCGTTTGCCGGTGCCCTGGCCGACCGCCTTGGCGCCGCGCGGGTGGTGATTATCGGCGGCATACTCTATGCCGCTGGCTTGCTGCTGATGAGCACCGCCGATTCGGCCTGGTCACTGTCGCTCAGCGCTGGCCTGTTGATCGGTATCGGTCTGTCAGGCACCTCATTCTCGGTCATCCTCGGTGTGGTCGGCCGTGCCGTCCCGGCGGAAAAACGCAGCATGGCCATGGGCATCGCCAGCGCTGCCGGTTCCTTCGGCCAGTTCGCAATGCTCCCCGGAACCCTCGGCCTGATCGAATGGCTCGGTTGGTCGTCGGCGCTGTTGGTGCTTGGCTTGCTGGTGGCGTTGATCGTGCCCTTTGTCGGCCTGCTGCGTGACCGGCCGCTGTCCAGTCATGGTGCGGAGCAGACGTTGGGCCAGGCCCTGCGCGAGGCGTGCTCGCACTCCGGTTTCTGGCTGCTTGCCTTGGGCTTCTTCGTCTGCGGTTTCCAGGTGGTATTCATTGGCGTGCATCTGCCTGCTTACCTGGTCGACCAGCATCTGCCCGCGACCACTGGCACCACGGTGCTGGCACTGGTCGGGTTGTTCAATATCGTCGGAACCTATACCGCTGGCTGGCTGGGAGGGCGCATGTCCAAGCCGCGCCTGCTCACCGCGCTGTATTTGCTGCGTGCTGTAGTGATCGTACTGTTCCTGTGGGCGCCGGTGACTCAGGTCAGTGCCTACCTGTTTGGTATTGCCATGGGCCTGCTGTGGCTTTCCACCGTGCCTTTGACCAATGGCACCGTGGCAACGGTATTTGGCGTGCGCAACCTGTCGATGCTGGGTGGCATCGTCTTCCTGTTCCACCAGCTGGGTGCATTCCTGGGTGGCTGGTTGGGTGGTGTGGTGTACGACCAGACCGGCAACTATGACCTGGTCTGGCAGATTTCGATTCTGCTCAGCCTGCTGGCTGCCGCGCTCAACTGGCCGGTACGTGAACGCCCGGTCGCCCGTTTGCAGGCGCAAGCAGCATGA
- the cobT gene encoding nicotinate-nucleotide--dimethylbenzimidazole phosphoribosyltransferase yields MNQAWWRDACQPLDNAAMDQARARQQQLTKPAGSLGQLEGLAVQLAGLQGCERPTLDQVAITIFAGDHGVVEEGISAYPQAVTGQMLRNFVGGGAAISVLARQLQASLEVVDLGTIDPTLELPGVLHLRLGAGTANFARQPAMTDAQLQAALQAGRESALRAAAKGAQLFIGGEMGIGNTSAAAALASTLLACPARELSGPGTGLDSAGVRHKAEVIERALVLHGLRADAPLQALACVGGFEIAALTGAYLACAQQGIAVLVDGFICSVAALLAVRLNPQSRDWLLFAHQGAEPGHKTLLAALQAEPLLALGLRLGEGSGAALAVPLIRLACALHGQMATFAEAAVADRPA; encoded by the coding sequence ATGAATCAAGCCTGGTGGCGTGATGCCTGCCAACCTCTCGACAACGCCGCCATGGACCAGGCCCGCGCCCGTCAGCAGCAGCTGACCAAACCTGCCGGCTCGCTTGGCCAGCTCGAAGGCCTGGCCGTGCAACTGGCCGGCTTGCAAGGGTGTGAGCGGCCAACCCTGGATCAGGTCGCCATCACGATTTTCGCGGGCGATCACGGTGTGGTCGAGGAGGGCATTTCGGCCTATCCGCAGGCGGTCACCGGGCAGATGCTGCGCAACTTCGTCGGCGGTGGCGCGGCGATCAGTGTGCTGGCGCGCCAACTGCAGGCCAGCCTCGAAGTGGTCGACCTGGGCACCATCGACCCAACGCTGGAACTGCCTGGGGTGCTTCACCTGCGCCTGGGCGCTGGCACTGCGAACTTTGCCCGCCAGCCGGCAATGACCGATGCACAACTGCAGGCTGCCTTGCAGGCTGGCCGTGAAAGTGCCCTGCGAGCGGCGGCCAAGGGGGCGCAACTGTTCATCGGTGGCGAAATGGGCATCGGCAACACCTCTGCCGCTGCCGCCCTGGCCAGCACCTTGCTGGCCTGCCCGGCACGTGAGCTGAGCGGCCCGGGTACCGGCCTGGACAGCGCAGGTGTTCGCCACAAGGCCGAAGTGATCGAGCGCGCCCTGGTGCTGCACGGCCTGCGCGCCGATGCGCCGCTGCAGGCGCTGGCTTGTGTCGGCGGCTTCGAGATCGCCGCGCTGACTGGTGCCTACCTCGCCTGTGCCCAGCAGGGTATCGCGGTGCTGGTGGATGGCTTCATCTGCAGCGTCGCTGCACTGCTGGCGGTGCGCCTCAATCCGCAGAGCCGTGACTGGTTGCTGTTCGCTCATCAGGGCGCGGAGCCTGGGCACAAGACCCTGCTCGCCGCGTTGCAGGCCGAGCCGCTGCTGGCCCTGGGGCTGCGCCTGGGTGAGGGCAGTGGCGCCGCCTTGGCGGTGCCGCTGATACGCCTGGCCTGTGCCCTGCACGGGCAAATGGCAACCTTCGCCGAAGCGGCGGTGGCGGATCGCCCGGCATGA